The following proteins come from a genomic window of Microtus ochrogaster isolate Prairie Vole_2 unplaced genomic scaffold, MicOch1.0 UNK1, whole genome shotgun sequence:
- the Clec4d gene encoding C-type lectin domain family 4 member D, with amino-acid sequence MWLEEPQRQPKGARHPQLIPWVLSVVFITLLSACFIANCLVTHRYFSRWKRRGGTVIFSDYQTTLTCARAELESRATGDTWNCCPASWIAFQSNCYLPLNDNQTWHESESNCSGMGGHLATINTEAEQNFVTQLLDSRFPYFLGLTDENTEGLWQWVDQTPFNPYMAFWHEGEPNDFKKEDCIVLINVQDKWAWNNFPCHFQANSICKLPRATFSWKPTKRSL; translated from the exons ATGTGGCTAGAGGAACCTCAAAGGCAAC CAAAAGGTGCTCGGCACCCCCAGCTGATTCCTTGGGTCCTCTCTGTTGTTTTCATCACACTTCTCAGTGCTTGCTTTATCGCAAATTGTTTGG TGACTCATCGTTACTTTTCACgctggaagagaagaggaggaacgGTGATTTTCTCTGATTACCAAACAACACTAACGTGTGCGCGAGCGGAGCTGGAGTCCAGAGCAACAG GAGATACCTGGAACTGTTGCCCTGCTAGCTGGATAGCCTTCCAGTCCAACTGCTATCTTCCTCTTAACGACAACCAGACGTGGCATGAGAGTGAGAGCAACTGCTCAGGGATGGGTGGTCACCTGGCAACCATCAACACCGAAGCCGAGCAG AACTTTGTGACTCAGCTTTTGGACAGTCGATTTCCCTATTTCCTGGGACTTACTGATGAGAACACAGAAGGCCTGTGGCAGTGGGTAGACCAGACACCATTTAATCCATACATGGC ATTCTGGCATGAGGGTGAACCCAATGACTTTAAGAAAGAAGACTGCATCGTCCTCATTAATGTCCAAGACAAATGGGCCTGGAATAACTTCCCCTGTCACTTTCAGGCGAATAGCATTTGTAAGTTACCCAGAGCAACATTCAGCTGGAAGCCCACAAAGCGGTCCTTATGA